The following proteins are co-located in the Solea solea chromosome 21, fSolSol10.1, whole genome shotgun sequence genome:
- the fkbp10b gene encoding peptidyl-prolyl cis-trans isomerase FKBP10: MFSCCLLVFLLCVRCCVDCNPSPVLGDVVVDRVFIPAECGRETKDGDFVRYHYNATFVDGKAFDSSHQRGDAKVALIGEGRLIAGMNKGLQGMCVNERRTVTVPPHLAYGSTGAGDVVPPDATLVFDILLVDLWNKADLVVTKTINTPKDCKRSVMRTDFVRYRFNGTLLDGTVFDSSYTRKQTQDSLVGEGWLIKGMDEGLLGMCVGETRHIVIPPFKAYGEKGSGTEIPSQATLVYNVLLVDIHNPKDNITIENQVVPESCTRTSVVGDYMRYHYNGTFLNGEAFDSSYKRNSTYNTYIGMGYVISGMDQALLGVCVGERRRVIIPPHLAYGEQGAGDVIPPSTVLVFDVHIIDFHNPNDTVGIQVTHKPEVCNETTAEHDRVHYHYNCSLMDGTLLFSSHDYENIQDAVLGADKVIDGLDVGLRGMCVGERRLVTVPPHLGHGEKGATGVPSSAVLVFDIEMLSFQKGVPPGYLFVWLEDSPTNLFEVMDTNKDNEVTQEEFEEFIKRQVAEGKGRIKPDLTMEQVVVDMFENQDRNKDGLITADELKLKVEEDKEREEMRHEEL; the protein is encoded by the exons ATGTTTTCCTGCTGTCTGCTCGTTTTCCTGCTCTGTGTTCGCTGCTGCGTGGACTGTAATCCCAGTCCAGTGTTAGGAGATGTAGTCGTGGACAGAGTCTtcatccctgctgaatgcggcAGAGAAACCAAGGACGGAGACTTTGTCCGCTATCACTACAACGCCACGTTTGTCGACGGCAAAGCCTTTGACTCCAG TCATCAGAGAGGCGACGCTAAGGTCGCTCTCATCGGCGAGGGTCGTCTCATCGCGGGCATGAACAAAGGTCTGCAgggcatgtgtgtgaatgagcgCAGGACAGTCACCGTCCCCCCTCACCTGGCCTATGGAAGCACCGGTGCAG GTGATGTGGTTCCTCCAGATGCCACTCTGGTGTTCGACATCCTTCTGGTGGATCTGTGGAACAAAGCCGACCTTGTTGTCACCAAAACCATCAACACGCCCAAAGACTGCAAACGGTCCGTGATGCGCACAGACTTTGTGCGCTACCGATTCAACGGCACCCTGCTCGACGGCACCGTCTTTGACTCCAG CTACACCCGGAAGCAGACCCAAGACTCCTTAGTGGGTGAGGGTTGGCTGATCAAGGGCATGGATGAAGGTTTGCTGGGCATGTGCGTGGGAGAGACGAGACATATCGTCATCCCGCCCTTCAAGGCTTACGGGGAGAAGGGATCAG GCACAGAGATTCCCTCCCAGGCCACCCTGGTGTACAACGTCCTGTTGGTGGACATTCATAACCCAAAGGACAACATCACCATTGAGAACCAGGTGGTGCCTGAGTCGTGTACTCGCACGTCGGTTGTTGGGGATTACATGAGGTACCACTACAACGGCACCTTCCTCAACGGAGAAGCCTTTGACTCCAG CTACAAGAGGAACAGCACGTACAACACCTACATCGGAATGGGGTATGTGATCTCGGGCATGGACCAGGCTCTGCTCGGAGTCTGTGTTGGGGAGAGAAGACGAGTCATCATCCCTCCTCACCTGGCCTATGGAGAACAAGGAGCAG gtgACGTCATCCCTCCCTCAACCGTGCTCGTCTTCGACGTTCACATCATCGACTTCCACAACCCCAACGACACCGTGGGCATCCAGGTCACCCACAAACCAGAAGTGTGCAACGAGACCACCGCGGAGCACGACCGCGTCCACTATCACTACAACTGCTCGCTTATGGATGGCACGCTGCTCTTCTCCTC ACACGACTATGAGAACATCCAGGACGCTGTGCTGGGGGCAGACAAAGTCATCGACGGGCTGGACGTGGGTTTGAGGGGAATGTGTGTCGGAGAGAGGAGGCTGGTGACGGTGCCTCCACATCTGGGCCACGGAGAAAAAGGAG CCACTGGTGTGCCCAGTAGTGCCGTGTTGGTGTTTGACATCGAGATGCTGAGCTTCCAGAAGGGCGTCCCCCCTGGTTACCTGTTTGTGTGGCTCGAGGATTCTCCTACAAACCTGTTTGAAGTCATGGACACAAACAAGGACAACGAGGTCACACAGGAGGAG TTCGAAGAGTTCATCAAGCGGCAGGTGGCAGAGGGCAAAGGTCGCATCAAGCCCGACCTGACGATGGAGCAGGTTGTCGTCGACATGTTCGAAAACCAGGACCGGAACAAAGACGGCTTGATAACGGCGGACGAGCTCAAACTAAAGGTAGAAGAGGACAAGGAACGGGAAGAGATGAGGCACGAGGAGTTGTGA